Proteins from a genomic interval of Clostridium sp. AN503:
- a CDS encoding DUF3788 family protein, with amino-acid sequence MYERMLNKKEVPTMTDLTAYCGAAAEWFTLLNGWLTETYKTEQKIVFPYGNNYGWGVAHRKKQLICNIFAEDNGFTVMVRLSDRQYQSVYGQLSEYAQAYIDNRYPCGDGGWIHYRVTCRDQLGDIQRLLEVKLNGSSSIP; translated from the coding sequence ATGTATGAAAGAATGCTGAACAAAAAAGAAGTCCCCACAATGACGGATCTGACTGCATATTGTGGAGCAGCCGCGGAGTGGTTTACTCTGCTGAATGGCTGGCTGACAGAAACATACAAAACGGAACAGAAGATTGTTTTTCCCTACGGCAACAATTATGGCTGGGGCGTTGCCCACCGGAAGAAGCAGCTAATCTGCAATATTTTTGCGGAGGACAATGGATTTACCGTGATGGTGAGATTGTCGGACCGCCAGTATCAGTCGGTTTATGGGCAGCTGAGCGAGTATGCGCAGGCATATATTGATAACAGATACCCCTGCGGTGACGGCGGCTGGATCCATTACCGGGTCACGTGCAGAGATCAGCTTGGAGATATCCAGAGACTGCTGGAAGTGAAATTAAATGGGAGTTCTTCCATACCATAA
- a CDS encoding FtsX-like permease family protein, which translates to MNVIWKYIFTNVKERKMRTAVMLLSILLSTTLLFVSFSIGASYENAQQKMARGIAGSATVSVTAVDGVIQGTALPVLPSIGNSVCMVEGTALYHEKGYYETIDLIAADLSALDRINPLRLVNGGEITGFTGNSVILPDRFTSKYGIQKGDVITLLIGGQPFSFQVAEIAAYDTVFLRHTRGATALLPVSTLSGVLGQTGGHTRILVKPAEGVSTPELKHQLEMNLPAGRYRVSEVVNEAQIAADARQKSMPFFLISFFSLTISVYIIYGSYKVITLERLPVIGTFRSIGATQKNVTRILLLESALYGIAGGLAGIPIGALVLHVILRGMGRSLSQGTEIPVVIAPSSIVFSFAVAVTVSLLSAWLPVRRASRLPVKDVVLGCVEETRLLRRRIVGAGGVLFAASVLLPKLASGKLLYLAGGLSLLGMIAATVLTVPVITNLISRGLEPIYGAFLGNVGRLATRNMRDNKNTAQNITLLFISISAVIAITVVGSFVTAYVGDVFRDAELQGFADGMMEPEFVEQVKELEGVEKVLPLYVYKDQMQVGKTVLTRLEATDNLDWYNSMMALHYTDKDMEEQALLSFADERVILFSESGLERTGFSVGDRITLTGGAGQNEYQIVGSFKSRATDVEAVISSAYAVSDFGASVYGFLAYTAADPDAVMVQIRDLFGETSNWSRTVEEFNEDALSTVGAFLQPMHSMTYFILLLAAVGIINNLLINYMQKRRSTAMYKSVGLSNRQHVKMTLIEGFSAGLIGAAIAISVSYMEIQTIFLVAGPRIAMTPKLDAGMFLFAGAMGVLVTLAGSVVPVYKSRRMNLVEEIKFE; encoded by the coding sequence ATGAATGTCATTTGGAAGTATATTTTTACGAATGTCAAAGAAAGAAAAATGAGGACTGCCGTTATGCTTCTGTCCATCCTTCTGTCCACAACACTGCTGTTTGTGTCGTTTTCCATCGGCGCGTCCTATGAAAATGCCCAGCAGAAAATGGCGCGGGGGATAGCCGGAAGCGCGACCGTCTCGGTGACCGCGGTGGATGGGGTGATTCAAGGGACAGCCCTGCCGGTGCTGCCATCCATCGGGAACAGCGTATGCATGGTGGAGGGGACAGCCCTCTATCATGAAAAGGGTTACTACGAAACCATCGACTTGATCGCGGCGGATCTGTCAGCTCTTGACAGGATCAATCCACTCCGCCTGGTAAATGGCGGTGAGATAACCGGTTTTACCGGAAATTCCGTCATCCTGCCGGACCGTTTTACTTCAAAATACGGGATTCAAAAGGGCGATGTCATCACACTTTTGATCGGCGGACAGCCATTTTCTTTCCAGGTTGCGGAAATAGCCGCATATGATACGGTTTTTCTGCGCCATACAAGAGGGGCCACAGCCCTTTTGCCTGTATCCACGCTGTCCGGGGTATTGGGACAGACAGGTGGGCATACCAGGATTTTAGTGAAGCCTGCCGAGGGCGTCTCTACTCCTGAGCTGAAGCATCAGCTGGAAATGAATCTGCCTGCCGGCCGATATCGGGTTTCGGAAGTGGTAAATGAAGCGCAGATCGCTGCGGACGCAAGGCAAAAATCCATGCCGTTTTTCCTGATCAGCTTTTTCTCCCTGACCATAAGCGTTTATATTATTTATGGCAGCTACAAGGTCATCACCCTGGAACGTCTGCCGGTGATCGGAACCTTCCGCAGTATTGGCGCGACACAAAAAAACGTGACCCGTATTCTTCTGTTGGAGAGCGCGCTCTATGGGATCGCAGGCGGGCTGGCCGGTATCCCCATCGGTGCGCTGGTCTTACATGTGATCCTGCGGGGGATGGGCAGGTCTCTCTCCCAGGGAACAGAGATTCCTGTTGTGATCGCTCCATCCAGCATTGTTTTCTCGTTTGCCGTCGCTGTGACGGTATCTCTGCTTTCTGCATGGCTTCCGGTGCGCAGGGCAAGCCGCCTGCCGGTTAAGGATGTGGTCCTGGGCTGTGTGGAGGAAACGCGATTGTTGCGGCGCCGGATTGTAGGGGCAGGAGGCGTCCTTTTTGCGGCGTCCGTCCTTCTGCCGAAGCTGGCGTCCGGAAAGCTTTTATATCTGGCAGGAGGGCTCTCCCTGCTGGGGATGATTGCTGCCACAGTTCTGACCGTACCGGTGATCACGAACCTGATTTCCAGAGGGTTAGAGCCGATCTATGGGGCATTTCTGGGGAATGTGGGCAGGCTTGCCACCCGAAATATGCGGGACAATAAAAACACCGCGCAAAATATCACGCTGTTGTTTATCAGTATCTCAGCCGTGATTGCCATTACCGTTGTGGGCAGTTTTGTGACAGCCTACGTGGGGGACGTATTCCGGGATGCAGAGCTTCAGGGATTTGCGGACGGGATGATGGAGCCGGAATTTGTGGAGCAGGTGAAGGAACTGGAAGGAGTAGAAAAGGTGCTGCCGCTCTATGTTTACAAAGATCAAATGCAGGTTGGCAAAACAGTACTCACCCGCCTGGAAGCCACCGATAACCTGGATTGGTACAACTCCATGATGGCGCTCCATTATACGGACAAGGATATGGAGGAACAGGCGCTTTTAAGTTTTGCGGACGAACGGGTGATTCTGTTCAGTGAGAGTGGTTTGGAGCGAACCGGATTTTCCGTGGGGGACCGGATCACCCTGACCGGAGGAGCCGGACAAAATGAGTATCAGATCGTGGGCAGCTTTAAATCAAGGGCTACGGATGTGGAAGCGGTGATCTCATCTGCTTATGCGGTTTCTGATTTTGGCGCGTCGGTTTACGGCTTCCTGGCCTATACCGCCGCCGACCCGGACGCAGTTATGGTACAGATCCGGGATTTATTTGGAGAAACTTCAAACTGGAGCAGGACAGTGGAAGAATTCAATGAGGATGCACTGTCTACCGTAGGCGCATTTTTGCAGCCAATGCACAGCATGACTTATTTTATCCTGCTATTGGCGGCTGTGGGAATCATCAATAACCTGCTCATCAATTACATGCAAAAACGCCGGAGTACCGCCATGTATAAATCGGTTGGGCTTTCCAACCGGCAGCATGTGAAAATGACTTTAATAGAAGGCTTTTCCGCTGGCCTGATCGGAGCGGCCATAGCCATTTCCGTCTCTTACATGGAAATACAGACGATCTTTCTTGTGGCCGGTCCCAGGATCGCAATGACGCCAAAACTGGACGCGGGGATGTTCCTCTTTGCCGGCGCAATGGGGGTCCTTGTAACGCTGGCCGGTTCTGTCGTTCCGGTCTACAAGAGCCGCCGCATGAATCTGGTGGAGGAAATCAAATTTGAATAG